One genomic segment of Rubripirellula tenax includes these proteins:
- a CDS encoding DUF1501 domain-containing protein, which produces MLSFKGFPAKDLCDTHLTPTRRSFLRVGGCGMLGLSLPELMRMQAASASENLSGGGPGWGKAKSIILVYLQGGPSHLDLWDPKENVPDNVASIFKPISTKIPGVKFTENLPKLSQINDRFTMIRSMSYTPNGLFNHTAAIYQMMTGYTTDKVSPSGQLEPPSPKDFPNFGSNIVKMRPLEEPMLPFVMLPRPLQESNVIGKGGTAGFLGKSFDPYTLYPSGDDLDMGKMDRIKIDDLKLRPEVFSVRLQRRAKLRDLLNAQMPDINRAVESFELDEYYDRALSLIVSGRARDAFELAAESDATRDAYGRNTFGQSCLLARRLVEAGTRVVEVIWPKVANSDNHSWDHHTGLSKRMKDQSAPMLDNGLSALITDLDDRGMLDDTLVVAVGEFGRSPQRGVSTSGNNNSDDGRDHWPYCYTAVMAGAGTRRGYVHGKSDKTASAPLEDPVHPAELLATIYHSFGIHPETIVYNHLNQPRELVKASAVTRLLS; this is translated from the coding sequence ATGCTGTCCTTCAAAGGCTTTCCCGCCAAAGACCTGTGCGATACGCATCTTACGCCGACGCGTCGGTCGTTTTTGCGTGTCGGCGGCTGCGGAATGCTCGGTCTATCGTTGCCTGAGTTGATGCGGATGCAGGCGGCCTCGGCATCGGAAAACCTTAGCGGCGGCGGTCCCGGGTGGGGCAAAGCCAAGAGTATCATTTTGGTTTACTTGCAAGGCGGTCCCAGCCACTTAGACCTTTGGGATCCGAAAGAGAATGTGCCGGACAATGTCGCCAGTATTTTTAAGCCGATCAGCACCAAGATTCCCGGCGTCAAGTTCACCGAGAATCTGCCGAAACTGTCCCAAATCAACGACCGGTTCACAATGATCCGATCGATGTCTTACACGCCCAACGGGTTGTTCAATCACACCGCCGCGATCTACCAAATGATGACCGGGTACACGACGGACAAAGTCAGCCCGTCGGGTCAATTGGAACCTCCATCGCCGAAGGACTTCCCCAACTTTGGCAGCAACATCGTCAAGATGCGTCCGCTAGAAGAGCCGATGTTACCATTCGTGATGCTGCCACGGCCGCTTCAGGAGTCCAATGTGATCGGTAAGGGAGGCACTGCCGGTTTTCTTGGAAAGTCGTTTGATCCCTACACGCTGTATCCCAGTGGCGATGATCTCGACATGGGGAAGATGGACCGCATCAAGATCGACGACTTGAAACTTCGCCCCGAAGTGTTCAGCGTCCGTCTTCAACGCCGGGCCAAGCTGCGTGACCTGTTGAACGCGCAGATGCCGGACATCAATCGCGCCGTCGAATCGTTCGAGTTGGACGAGTACTACGACAGAGCCCTGTCGTTGATCGTATCGGGGCGAGCCCGTGATGCGTTCGAGTTGGCGGCTGAGTCGGATGCAACCCGCGATGCATACGGACGAAACACGTTCGGCCAAAGTTGCTTGCTGGCCCGACGGTTGGTCGAAGCGGGGACCCGGGTCGTTGAAGTCATTTGGCCCAAGGTTGCAAACAGTGACAACCATTCTTGGGATCATCACACGGGGCTTAGCAAACGCATGAAGGACCAGTCGGCGCCGATGCTGGACAACGGCTTGTCGGCCCTGATCACCGATCTGGATGACCGTGGCATGCTAGATGATACGTTGGTTGTCGCGGTGGGTGAATTCGGCCGTAGTCCTCAACGCGGTGTCAGCACCAGTGGCAATAACAACTCGGACGACGGACGTGATCATTGGCCATATTGCTATACGGCCGTAATGGCCGGCGCGGGGACGCGCCGCGGGTATGTCCATGGGAAGAGTGATAAGACGGCGTCGGCACCGTTGGAAGACCCGGTTCACCCGGCCGAACTGTTGGCAACGATCTATCACAGTTTCGGCATCCACCCCGAAACGATCGTCTACAACCACTTGAACCAACCACGCGAGCTTGTGAAAGCCAGCGCGGTCACCCGATTGTTGTCCTAG
- a CDS encoding acyl-CoA desaturase, producing the protein MASVIDTPAKGKRSRPSDAANDSSPQTPVWDQPNLQEPVADKTAAPKISKHAHPTVEERKRVSNISYWAVGWLTMAHLVVLAAPFYFSWTGLAVMVVIHWMTGSLGICLGFHRMLTHTGMKSKPWVRYTFATIGTLAGEGSALDWVADHRKHHAFSDLDGDPHSPHDGGIWSHIFWLAFHTHNGDRKAYLQRWVPDLYKERGMRWLDVLFLPLHILTGIILFTVGYFAFDHSLYMATSLLVWGMFVRLVGVLHSTWLVNSASHMFGYRNYETTDDSRNNWFVAIVAYGEGWHNNHHAYPRMAKHGHQWWEFDITWQAIRLLKATGLVWDVVDYKNAAEKKAKEEAALAN; encoded by the coding sequence ATGGCATCTGTGATTGATACCCCGGCAAAGGGCAAACGTTCTCGTCCCAGTGACGCTGCCAACGATTCGTCGCCACAAACGCCGGTCTGGGACCAACCCAATCTCCAAGAGCCTGTAGCCGACAAAACGGCTGCTCCGAAAATCAGCAAGCATGCTCATCCCACCGTGGAAGAACGCAAACGGGTCTCCAATATCAGTTATTGGGCCGTCGGCTGGCTGACGATGGCACACTTGGTCGTCTTGGCCGCACCGTTCTACTTTTCATGGACCGGATTGGCGGTCATGGTCGTGATCCACTGGATGACGGGCAGCCTTGGAATCTGCTTGGGATTCCACCGCATGCTGACGCATACGGGAATGAAATCCAAACCTTGGGTTCGATACACGTTCGCCACCATCGGCACGTTGGCCGGCGAAGGATCGGCGCTCGACTGGGTCGCGGACCACCGTAAGCACCATGCGTTCAGCGATCTCGATGGCGACCCCCACTCGCCGCATGACGGCGGCATTTGGAGTCACATTTTTTGGCTGGCGTTCCACACGCACAACGGTGACCGCAAGGCATATCTACAACGCTGGGTTCCCGATTTGTACAAAGAACGTGGCATGCGTTGGTTGGATGTCTTGTTCTTGCCATTGCATATCTTGACCGGCATCATCCTGTTCACGGTCGGCTATTTTGCATTCGACCACAGCCTATACATGGCGACGTCGCTGTTGGTTTGGGGCATGTTCGTTCGCTTGGTGGGCGTGTTGCACTCGACATGGCTGGTCAATAGCGCATCGCACATGTTCGGCTATCGCAATTACGAAACGACCGACGATAGCCGCAACAACTGGTTCGTCGCGATCGTTGCTTACGGTGAAGGCTGGCACAACAATCACCATGCATATCCCCGCATGGCAAAGCACGGCCACCAGTGGTGGGAATTCGACATCACGTGGCAAGCGATCCGATTGTTGAAGGCAACCGGATTGGTCTGGGATGTCGTCGACTACAAGAACGCGGCCGAAAAGAAGGCCAAAGAAGAAGCCGCACTCGCCAACTAG
- a CDS encoding tetratricopeptide repeat protein: protein MSDPYAKYNEVEKLIDAEKFEEAIAGLNEIVAQDDTFVLAHLALSRAYTKTGQHDLAIAHGEKACELEPTDSFNFTALSVTYQRAWAGTQEQVYITKAEDAMAKAQSIGQG, encoded by the coding sequence ATGAGCGATCCTTACGCTAAATACAACGAAGTCGAAAAGCTGATCGACGCCGAAAAATTCGAAGAAGCCATCGCCGGGCTGAATGAAATCGTCGCCCAAGACGACACGTTCGTGCTTGCCCATTTGGCGTTGTCACGAGCCTACACCAAGACGGGTCAACACGATTTGGCCATCGCCCATGGCGAGAAAGCGTGTGAATTGGAACCGACGGATTCGTTCAATTTCACCGCACTCAGCGTCACCTACCAACGGGCCTGGGCCGGAACGCAGGAACAGGTCTACATCACCAAGGCCGAAGACGCGATGGCCAAGGCCCAATCGATCGGCCAGGGCTAA
- a CDS encoding RDD family protein, with translation MSENPYASPNVTSDAAFNLDGQLNVDNVPVASQNKRLVNFFLDNIATQVISLAGGFLLGMVMVASSGGGNLSQSQATGMQFMGMFIGILLTLAYFAGMELACGATIGKLITGTRVVNATGGKAGIGQILGRSLARLIPFEPFSFLFGDKTTGWHDSLSGTRVVDIRKAR, from the coding sequence ATGTCGGAAAATCCTTACGCCAGCCCAAACGTCACATCGGATGCCGCTTTCAATCTCGATGGCCAGTTGAATGTTGACAACGTCCCGGTAGCGTCGCAGAACAAACGTCTGGTGAACTTCTTTCTGGATAACATCGCTACTCAAGTCATCTCGCTGGCGGGTGGTTTCTTGCTGGGGATGGTGATGGTCGCCAGCAGCGGTGGCGGAAACCTTTCACAAAGCCAAGCCACCGGGATGCAGTTCATGGGAATGTTCATTGGCATTCTGTTGACATTGGCCTACTTCGCTGGCATGGAATTGGCGTGCGGGGCGACGATTGGCAAGTTGATTACCGGAACACGCGTCGTCAACGCGACGGGTGGAAAAGCGGGGATCGGCCAAATTTTGGGCCGCTCGTTGGCTCGTCTGATTCCCTTTGAACCGTTCTCTTTCTTGTTTGGCGACAAGACCACCGGTTGGCACGATTCGCTTTCGGGAACGCGAGTTGTTGATATCCGAAAAGCTCGTTGA
- the ppdK gene encoding pyruvate, phosphate dikinase, which yields MAKSQMVYYFGKTKTEGADASKSILGGKGVNLAEMTRIGLPVPPGFTITTECCDAYYKAGKKLPAGLMNDVNAAVKTLEKELDKKFGDDSNPLLVSVRSGAAVSMPGMMNTILNLGLNDAATEGLAKATKNERFAYDAYRRLINMFGDVVMGMDHHAFETAFDKVKKKYKVTEDTEVPAEGLKQLCEDYKDLYKKVNGSEFPQDPIKQLELSIMAVFGSWNTSRAVRYREIEGIRGLLGTAVNVQSMVYGNMGDDSGTGVAFTRNPNTGENKFFGEFLINAQGEDVVAGIRTPQPVAEMPKWNRAVHKELLDIKKTLEDHYKEMQDIEFTIERGTLYMLQTRTGKRTGVAAVKTACDMVKEGLITEKEAVMRVPANDLTQLLLPSFKPTARNAADVLCRGLPASPGAAVGKLVFSAPEAREAAEAGLKVILVRKETSPEDVDGMNAAAGILTSTGGMTSHAAVVARGWGKCCVAGAGEVEIDEKGKKIKVAGRTFTGKDIISLDGTTGEVMSGEVETQEPKLSGDFAKLMKWADGFRTLGVRTNADSPADAKRAHEFGAQGIGLCRTEHMFFEADRIIHMRAMILASTEKDRRAALKKLLPFQRKDFEGIFKAMDGLPVTVRLLDPPLHEFLPHDPESQKAMAKELGVKPADIVKRAEALHESNPMLGHRGCRLSVTYPEILEMQVRAIVEAAISCAGKKIKAMPEIMIPLVGTAAELSMLRAKVEATIKETVEAKSFAGKLDISIGTMIEIPRAALTADKVAEHADFFSFGTNDLTQMTFGYSRDDINTFLPDYLSQDILHVDPFQSLDQEGVGQLVEMGVQKGRSTKSKLKIGICGEHGGDPASVDFCHRVGLDYVSCSPFRVPIARLAAAQAALRNAKSKK from the coding sequence ATGGCCAAATCACAGATGGTTTACTACTTCGGTAAAACGAAGACCGAAGGCGCAGATGCCTCCAAGAGCATCCTCGGCGGCAAAGGCGTCAACCTGGCCGAAATGACTCGGATCGGTTTGCCCGTGCCTCCCGGATTCACGATCACGACGGAGTGCTGCGACGCGTATTACAAAGCCGGTAAAAAATTGCCTGCCGGTTTGATGAACGATGTGAATGCGGCTGTGAAGACGCTCGAGAAAGAACTGGACAAAAAGTTCGGCGACGATTCGAACCCATTGCTGGTCAGCGTCCGCAGCGGTGCAGCGGTCAGCATGCCCGGCATGATGAACACGATTTTGAACCTGGGTCTCAACGACGCCGCCACCGAAGGCTTGGCGAAAGCAACCAAGAACGAACGATTCGCTTACGACGCGTATCGTCGCTTGATCAACATGTTCGGCGACGTCGTGATGGGCATGGACCACCACGCGTTCGAAACGGCGTTCGACAAAGTCAAAAAGAAATACAAAGTCACCGAAGACACCGAGGTTCCGGCCGAAGGTCTGAAGCAACTTTGCGAAGACTACAAGGACCTTTACAAGAAGGTAAATGGCAGCGAGTTTCCGCAAGATCCGATCAAGCAACTCGAGTTGTCGATCATGGCAGTTTTCGGGTCGTGGAATACGAGCCGAGCTGTTCGCTATCGCGAAATCGAAGGCATCCGCGGCTTGCTCGGCACCGCCGTCAACGTTCAATCGATGGTCTATGGGAACATGGGCGACGATTCGGGAACGGGCGTTGCGTTCACTCGCAACCCGAACACGGGCGAGAACAAGTTCTTTGGCGAGTTCTTGATCAATGCTCAGGGCGAAGACGTCGTCGCTGGCATTCGCACGCCACAACCGGTCGCGGAAATGCCGAAGTGGAACCGAGCGGTCCACAAGGAATTGCTGGACATCAAGAAGACTCTTGAAGACCACTACAAAGAAATGCAGGACATCGAGTTCACGATCGAGCGTGGCACGCTGTACATGCTGCAAACACGAACCGGCAAACGCACCGGAGTTGCCGCGGTCAAGACGGCGTGCGACATGGTCAAAGAAGGTTTGATCACCGAGAAGGAAGCCGTCATGCGGGTTCCCGCCAACGACTTGACCCAATTGTTGTTGCCCAGCTTCAAGCCGACCGCTCGCAACGCTGCTGATGTGCTTTGTCGCGGTCTGCCCGCGTCGCCGGGTGCGGCGGTAGGCAAGTTGGTCTTCAGCGCCCCGGAAGCTCGCGAAGCTGCCGAAGCTGGATTGAAAGTCATCTTGGTCCGCAAGGAAACCAGCCCCGAAGACGTCGACGGCATGAACGCGGCGGCTGGAATTTTGACCAGCACGGGCGGCATGACCAGCCACGCCGCCGTTGTGGCTCGCGGTTGGGGCAAGTGCTGTGTTGCCGGTGCCGGCGAAGTCGAAATCGACGAAAAGGGCAAGAAGATCAAGGTCGCCGGCCGAACCTTCACGGGCAAGGACATCATCAGCTTGGACGGAACGACCGGCGAAGTGATGTCGGGTGAAGTCGAAACGCAAGAACCCAAGTTGTCGGGCGACTTCGCGAAGCTGATGAAGTGGGCCGACGGATTCCGAACCCTCGGCGTTCGTACCAACGCCGATTCGCCTGCCGACGCCAAGCGTGCTCACGAATTTGGTGCTCAAGGGATTGGTCTTTGCCGAACCGAGCACATGTTCTTTGAAGCCGACCGAATCATTCACATGCGTGCAATGATTTTGGCAAGCACGGAGAAAGATCGTCGCGCCGCTTTGAAGAAATTGCTGCCTTTCCAACGCAAGGACTTCGAAGGCATCTTCAAGGCGATGGACGGATTGCCCGTGACGGTTCGATTGCTTGACCCACCGTTGCACGAATTCCTGCCACACGATCCAGAATCGCAAAAGGCAATGGCAAAGGAACTTGGTGTCAAGCCAGCCGACATCGTCAAGCGGGCCGAAGCACTGCACGAATCCAACCCGATGCTTGGACACCGTGGTTGCCGTTTGAGCGTGACGTACCCCGAAATCCTTGAAATGCAAGTTCGTGCGATCGTCGAAGCAGCGATCTCGTGTGCGGGCAAGAAGATCAAGGCGATGCCGGAAATCATGATCCCATTGGTGGGCACCGCCGCGGAGCTTTCGATGCTTCGCGCCAAGGTCGAAGCCACGATCAAGGAAACCGTGGAAGCGAAGAGCTTCGCCGGCAAGTTGGACATTTCGATCGGAACGATGATCGAAATTCCTCGAGCCGCCCTAACGGCGGACAAGGTCGCCGAGCACGCGGACTTCTTCAGCTTCGGCACCAACGACTTGACTCAGATGACGTTCGGCTACAGCCGCGACGACATCAATACATTCTTGCCCGACTACTTGTCGCAAGACATTTTGCACGTCGACCCTTTCCAATCGCTTGACCAAGAAGGCGTCGGCCAGTTGGTTGAAATGGGCGTTCAAAAGGGGCGTTCGACCAAGAGCAAATTGAAGATCGGTATCTGTGGCGAACACGGTGGCGACCCAGCGTCGGTCGACTTCTGTCACCGCGTCGGTCTGGACTATGTCAGCTGCAGCCCGTTCCGAGTGCCGATCGCACGATTGGCTGCGGCCCAAGCGGCGCTGCGAAACGCCAAGAGCAAGAAGTAG